The genomic DNA ACCTTGTTTGCCTGAAAATTGTTTTAACTGACCTTCAGATATATCATTTGGGTTGCAATCAACTGCGCTACCTTCTTGAATAATCTTTATTTTTCCAGTTTTTGGCTCGATTAAACCAACTGAGGGTGGGCTGTTCTTTAAGGTAAGAATAGCTGCGATTTTCTTTCCTAAAAAGCGAGGCATTTCCACTGAGAGGGCATCAGTAGTTAATTCTTGCCCCTTTGTTTCTTCATCAATGAGCTGAAGATGACACTTCCCTTCTTTAAATGCCGAGATAATAATCTTGCCGGTTTGCGATAAAGCAAAAGATCCCATACCGAATACCCATTGAGCTCTTAATGCATCGGCTTCTTCGTTTTGCGCTTTGCAGTGCTCAATGGTTTGTTCGCCGAAAGATGAATATTTATACAGCTGACCAAAGCCTGTCTGATCATTGATTAAGTAAAGTTGGTTTAATTTATCCCATAAAGGTTGGAAACAGGCGGATGTGGTAATACCTTCTACAGTTTGAGGTTGTGTTCCGCCTGCAATTCGTGTGGGTGTCAAGCGAGGTTGATCTAACGAGCTCACCATACATTCAGCTGTTTCCCATGGCATGTGGGGTAAATTCCATTGCAGCCAGGCCAACTGATTATGATCTGGGCTTATGGTTGGGCTTGCATAAAAATCACAACTATCATCCATGATAGAGATGCCGCCAAGCTCTGCCCCTGAAAGGCCGATGTTTACCAAGCTATTGGTTGGAAGTTTTTCACTCTCTCTACTTTCTTTGACTTTATGTTCTTCAGCAACTGCGATTAATCTGTCTCTTGCGTTATCATAAGCAAGATTTGCAAAACGAAACCCCGGGGCATTGGTTATTTGCTCTGGTTCATTTCCTTCACTGAATAAATAAACTTGCTGATCAGACTCGTTGATGAAGAAAATTTTGCCATCAGCTACACAAAATTCACCACCACCATATTCATGAACTTTTGAGCGAGCTGAATATCCTTTGGGGAGTAACTGCTTCAAGCCTCCTTCTTCATCCCAACGCATGATCACGCCGCGCCCTTTTTCCTGCGACCTTTGTTCGCACCAATATAGATAATGGCCAGTACTTTGTAGCGAGCTGAACCTTAGTGCTTTTGTGACAACATTTTCAGCACTAATTGCTGCTTCCCACTGGCCAAAGGGTCGGATTTCTTTTGTTTTATTATCCATTGCTCATCTCGTCTTTGAGTTATTTTTAGAGGGAATCATACTGTGGTAAGAACTGTTTTACCCCCAAGAGCACCTACAATGCAAACAGCAAACTTATGCCATTTGTATGAGATACAATTGTCACATATGGGCTATATTTATCTAAATTAGGGTGTTTTAATACCAAATATAGATATTTTGACGCAATTTTACTAAAGTTTCACAAGGGAACTTGTCACTCGGCGTGAAATCTGGCACTTTACGCAAGCAATAGGTCAGCTATACTGTCCTTTGCCACTGATAGTGATGAGTTCTTTATAGGTGCCCTGCTTTTTGGTTCAAATTGGATATTGCCGCATGAGATCAGTTCAGCTTTTAATACTTTGCTGATGGTCTAAGACGCGATGAAATTCGAAAAGCGGCTCTCACTGTTTAGTAAAATTAGATATTAAGACAAGTTACAAATGAACCGTTCTTGAATGATGAATTGTTCTCATTTGTTAGGCACTGTCTAAAAATAAATGTCATCGCACGGTCAATGTGTTTGGAATTATTTTAATTCGATACGCAGCTGATAGGGGATGGCTTGTGCTTATGTGAGCCACACAAACTTTGCGCTTTGCTGTTTTTAGCGCACATTGTGGAGGGATCATTTGAGTGGAGAGACTATTTGGATGAAAAAATTGAGCCATAAAGTGACACAAGAAAATAAAAAAAACAAATCCCTCGTACAGGGTGCTGAAGGGCTATATGACCCTAGAAACGAACATGATGCCTGCGGTATTGGTTTTGTCGCGCACATGAAGAATGTTAAAAGCCATGATATCGTGTCTAAAGGATTAGAAATCCTTAAGAACCTTGAGCACCGCGGTGCTGTTGGTGCTGACCCGAAAGCGGGTGATGGTTGTGGCATTCTAATTCAAACCCCTGATGAGTTCTTCCGTCCTGTTCTAAAGGAACAAGGGGTAGACTTGCCTGAAGTTGGGTCTTATTCAGCTGCGCCGATCTTCTTACCGAAAGATCCGGCTGCGCGCCTACACATTCAGTCAATTATCGAAGAAGAAATTAAAGCACGCGGTCAAAATTTTCTTGGCTGGCGGGATGTGCCTGTTGATAATTCTGATCTTGGTTATTCCGTTTTGCCAACAGAGCCTGATCATGTACAGGTTTTTATTGGTCGCAGTGATGACATCGCTTCAGTTGAAGATTTTGAGTT from Hyphomicrobiales bacterium 4NK60-0047b includes the following:
- a CDS encoding S9 family peptidase, whose amino-acid sequence is MDNKTKEIRPFGQWEAAISAENVVTKALRFSSLQSTGHYLYWCEQRSQEKGRGVIMRWDEEGGLKQLLPKGYSARSKVHEYGGGEFCVADGKIFFINESDQQVYLFSEGNEPEQITNAPGFRFANLAYDNARDRLIAVAEEHKVKESRESEKLPTNSLVNIGLSGAELGGISIMDDSCDFYASPTISPDHNQLAWLQWNLPHMPWETAECMVSSLDQPRLTPTRIAGGTQPQTVEGITTSACFQPLWDKLNQLYLINDQTGFGQLYKYSSFGEQTIEHCKAQNEEADALRAQWVFGMGSFALSQTGKIIISAFKEGKCHLQLIDEETKGQELTTDALSVEMPRFLGKKIAAILTLKNSPPSVGLIEPKTGKIKIIQEGSAVDCNPNDISEGQLKQFSGKQGHVFGLYYPPTNARLSGEQGTTPPTIITIHGGPTAMADRGLKMKTQYWTNRGYAVFDIDYSGSSGYGTTYRNRLNAKWGIADVNDVVSAAEFLIEEKLADPEKLIVSGGSAGGYTCLMALIKSNLFKCASCNYPVTDLGQLLEITHKFEYGYTYGLTGTTKGNAKQELYERSVLAHIDELNAPVIFFQGMDDKVVPPSQPTAVYEALKEKGIEAQLFLFENEGHGFRSAETIMKVLEEEEHFFKQALDI